CCCGACCTACGAAGAGACCTGCTCCGGACGCACGGGCCACACTGAGGCCGTCCTGGTTGCGTACGACCCGAAGCAGACTTCACCGGAGTTGTTGCTGAAGTCGTTCTGGGAGAACCACGACCCAACCACCCTCAACCGGCAGGGCAACGACCGCGGGACGCAGTATCGGTCCGCGATCTACTGGTCGACTGCGGAGCAGGAGAAGGCCGCCAACACCACCCGTGAGGCGTTCCAATCTGTTCTGAACGAGCGCAACCTCGGCGAGATCATGACTGAGGTGCGCAGTGCAGAGGACGCAGGCGAGTTCTTCTACGCCGAGGACTACCACCAGCAGTACCTCTACAAGAACCCAGGCGGCTACTGCAACCACGGCCCCAACGGCTTGACCTGCCCGGTCGGCATCGCGCGTCAGGACGAACTGCCAAGCCAGAATTCAGTGCTCGGTTCTGATTGACCGGGCCAGTAAACTCACACCGCTACAC
The nucleotide sequence above comes from Demetria terragena DSM 11295. Encoded proteins:
- the msrA gene encoding peptide-methionine (S)-S-oxide reductase MsrA; translation: MISRDEALPGRAEPLPGIPVTHEVLGTPLHGPWPEGTQVLYVAMGCFWGAERIFWQRPGVVTTAVGYMGGFTQNPTYEETCSGRTGHTEAVLVAYDPKQTSPELLLKSFWENHDPTTLNRQGNDRGTQYRSAIYWSTAEQEKAANTTREAFQSVLNERNLGEIMTEVRSAEDAGEFFYAEDYHQQYLYKNPGGYCNHGPNGLTCPVGIARQDELPSQNSVLGSD